Proteins encoded together in one Marispirochaeta sp. window:
- a CDS encoding DDE-type integrase/transposase/recombinase, translating into MWSADYKGKFRMGNKKYCYPVTIADSYSRKVFAAKGLHAATLINTKPVFIDVFRKYGLPLQIHTDNGAPFAHIYSLGRLSKFSVWFMELGIQPVFSDPAHPEQNGRHERMHRELKGEMSSTSRAFAPGPAAEAEQVCERV; encoded by the coding sequence GTGTGGAGCGCAGATTACAAGGGTAAGTTCCGGATGGGTAACAAGAAATACTGCTACCCCGTGACGATTGCCGACTCATATTCCCGGAAAGTTTTTGCCGCCAAAGGGCTGCATGCAGCAACACTGATAAACACAAAGCCGGTATTTATCGATGTATTTAGAAAATACGGATTACCGCTTCAAATTCACACGGACAACGGAGCACCCTTTGCACACATCTACTCCTTAGGCCGACTCTCGAAGTTCTCGGTCTGGTTCATGGAGTTAGGTATCCAGCCGGTGTTCTCGGATCCTGCCCATCCTGAGCAAAATGGCCGTCATGAGCGCATGCACAGGGAACTGAAGGGGGAGATGTCCTCGACCTCCCGGGCATTCGCTCCAGGCCCAGCAGCGGAAGCTGAACAGGTTTGTGAAAGAGTATAA
- a CDS encoding transposase has protein sequence MERQLPTSRIVAIEDNHILFRYTDSATGAEKLLRLQACEFIRRFLQHVLPSGFMKIRCYGFLHPSSSIPVALAILLLEARAGIPSRRRTKCLPPASSQNRRCFFPHAICLSIETGEHFPLIRSYTVDQGFLNIVD, from the coding sequence TTGGAACGTCAACTCCCAACCAGCCGGATTGTCGCCATCGAGGACAACCACATCCTCTTCCGCTACACTGATTCAGCCACTGGGGCTGAGAAGCTGCTGCGCCTTCAGGCATGTGAGTTTATCAGGCGATTCCTCCAGCATGTGCTCCCTTCAGGATTCATGAAGATCCGCTGCTATGGATTCCTGCATCCATCGTCTTCCATTCCCGTAGCCCTGGCTATTCTCCTCCTCGAGGCACGAGCAGGCATCCCATCCCGGAGGAGAACGAAATGTCTGCCTCCTGCATCCAGTCAGAACCGCCGCTGTTTTTTCCCACATGCCATTTGTCTTTCAATAGAAACCGGCGAGCATTTCCCATTAATAAGAAGTTATACTGTCGATCAGGGCTTCTTGAACATTGTGGATTGA
- a CDS encoding GNAT family N-acetyltransferase: MYCLWVDGPYKGKGYGKALMEYCIDDAKSNAKSGVCILGSKKQKAWLTDQSFAKSFGFNVVDDTDNGYELLVLSFDGRKPQFAPNARSMRIENNDFTIIYDNQCPYIKKSLEVVKKYCEENNVPLTVNYVDSLEKAKSLPCVFNNWCVFYKGKFETVNLLIDVEMLKRILKK; encoded by the coding sequence ATTTATTGCTTATGGGTTGACGGACCATATAAGGGAAAAGGATACGGAAAAGCCCTTATGGAGTACTGTATAGATGATGCAAAATCTAATGCTAAATCTGGAGTATGTATTCTTGGATCAAAAAAGCAAAAAGCATGGTTAACTGATCAATCGTTTGCTAAAAGTTTCGGTTTTAATGTTGTTGATGATACTGATAATGGATATGAATTGTTGGTACTTTCTTTTGATGGCAGAAAACCACAATTTGCACCTAATGCCAGAAGCATGAGAATTGAAAACAATGATTTTACGATAATTTATGATAATCAATGTCCGTATATCAAAAAAAGTCTTGAAGTTGTTAAGAAATACTGTGAAGAGAATAATGTGCCTTTAACGGTAAACTATGTTGATTCATTAGAAAAAGCAAAAAGCTTACCATGTGTATTCAATAATTGGTGCGTTTTTTATAAAGGAAAATTTGAAACTGTTAATTTGTTGATAGATGTTGAAATGTTGAAAAGAATACTAAAGAAATAG
- a CDS encoding transposase → MRKSYNTAFKSKVALEAIKEQETIQQIALKYDVHPNQVSQWKKQLPDNLPATFERPNKKREEERRLEQERDQLLRTVGELTVVNEFLKKKHREYYGKDPE, encoded by the coding sequence ATGAGGAAGAGCTACAACACCGCATTCAAATCGAAAGTGGCACTTGAGGCTATCAAGGAGCAGGAGACCATACAGCAGATTGCACTTAAATACGATGTGCATCCGAACCAGGTATCGCAGTGGAAAAAGCAGCTGCCGGACAATCTTCCTGCGACTTTCGAGCGTCCTAATAAGAAGCGAGAAGAGGAGCGCAGGCTTGAGCAGGAGCGTGACCAACTGCTGCGAACTGTTGGAGAACTGACAGTTGTGAACGAATTTCTCAAAAAAAAACACCGCGAGTATTACGGGAAAGATCCGGAATGA
- a CDS encoding ATP-binding protein, which translates to MDELLYQYNPWWEEEYNLTHVIEREKYLHVLKENIENKHIIFLTGLRRVGKTTLMKLIIKHLLVKRIESKYILYVSVDDYLLKDTTLLEIISEHKKIHKIRTEEKLYVFFDEITYISDYHQQLKNLYDKFDLKVFATSSSSSLLRDKKANLTGRSITLEVEPLDFEEYKLFKKVDLKKRDDSLNESYFKDYMKEGGLPENVLNPNREYLMNLVDDIIQKDITAFHGLKNHQLLRDYYTLLMERSGKQLSINKISNILKISPDTSRRYLGYFEETFLVHLLPRWGKTNEKLLSAKKIYACDLGIKHLFIGDRDLGSYFENYIYLKLRNLKELYYLYEDGNEIDFFTGDKILIESKYNSELNVKQKALFDKYEAEKKLVIDSVKNLKLLDEI; encoded by the coding sequence ATGGATGAATTACTTTATCAGTATAACCCCTGGTGGGAAGAAGAATATAATCTTACACATGTAATCGAAAGAGAAAAATACTTACATGTTCTTAAAGAAAATATCGAGAACAAGCACATTATTTTCCTTACTGGTTTGAGACGAGTAGGAAAAACTACCCTAATGAAGCTGATTATAAAACACCTTTTAGTAAAAAGGATAGAATCAAAATACATTCTGTATGTCAGTGTCGATGACTATCTTTTAAAAGATACAACTCTCCTAGAGATTATTTCTGAGCATAAAAAAATCCATAAGATTCGAACCGAAGAAAAGCTCTATGTCTTTTTTGATGAAATTACCTATATATCTGACTACCATCAGCAATTAAAGAATCTTTACGATAAATTTGATTTGAAAGTATTTGCTACTTCTTCATCTAGTTCTCTATTACGCGATAAGAAAGCTAATTTGACTGGTAGATCAATTACCTTAGAAGTCGAGCCACTCGATTTTGAAGAGTATAAGCTATTTAAAAAAGTTGATCTTAAGAAAAGAGATGATTCTTTAAATGAGTCCTATTTTAAGGACTATATGAAGGAGGGCGGACTTCCTGAAAATGTATTAAATCCTAATCGTGAATACTTAATGAATTTAGTGGATGATATTATTCAAAAGGATATTACTGCATTTCATGGATTAAAAAATCATCAACTACTGCGAGATTACTATACCCTTCTAATGGAGAGAAGCGGAAAGCAGCTAAGTATAAACAAAATTAGTAATATCCTAAAAATTTCGCCAGATACTTCAAGGCGATATTTGGGTTATTTTGAAGAAACTTTTCTAGTTCATCTTCTCCCGCGATGGGGGAAAACAAATGAAAAGTTACTATCTGCTAAAAAAATATATGCATGTGATTTAGGGATAAAACATCTTTTTATAGGTGATAGGGATTTGGGAAGCTATTTTGAAAATTATATCTATCTTAAATTACGAAATCTCAAGGAATTGTATTATTTGTATGAAGATGGAAATGAAATAGACTTTTTCACTGGCGACAAGATTTTGATAGAGTCAAAGTACAATTCAGAGCTTAATGTAAAGCAGAAGGCTTTGTTTGATAAATATGAAGCCGAAAAGAAGCTGGTAATTGACTCTGTGAAAAACTTAAAGTTATTGGATGAAATATGA
- a CDS encoding reverse transcriptase domain-containing protein has product MKDWEIVQTSLSGIAKKAERCPKYRFRNLFGMLNERMLRDSWDWMNKKAACGVDGESVRDFEKNLDENIRELVDELKPGRYKARLVRRKNIPKGQGKMRPLGIPVVRDKLVQQAAKRILQAIYEQDFMRCSYGYRPNLGARDAVSKLTVKLQFGNYHHVVDAGIKGFFDPMDHDWLMRMVEERIDDKPFLRLIKKWLKARNPGGRQKKHSEAWQRKPAGWDRVTSAC; this is encoded by the coding sequence ATGAAAGACTGGGAAATTGTGCAAACCTCACTGTCAGGAATAGCAAAGAAGGCGGAAAGATGCCCAAAATACCGATTTAGAAATCTCTTTGGGATGCTTAACGAAAGAATGCTCAGGGATAGCTGGGACTGGATGAACAAGAAGGCTGCCTGTGGAGTTGATGGAGAGAGTGTAAGAGATTTCGAGAAGAATCTTGATGAAAACATCAGGGAATTAGTGGATGAGTTGAAACCTGGCAGGTACAAAGCGCGCTTGGTCCGGAGGAAGAATATCCCCAAAGGGCAAGGGAAGATGCGACCATTGGGTATTCCGGTGGTGAGAGATAAGCTGGTACAACAAGCCGCTAAACGTATTCTTCAGGCAATCTATGAGCAGGATTTTATGCGTTGCAGTTACGGTTACCGTCCGAATCTGGGCGCCCGAGATGCAGTCAGCAAACTGACTGTAAAGTTGCAATTCGGAAATTATCATCATGTTGTCGATGCCGGTATCAAAGGTTTCTTTGACCCCATGGACCATGATTGGTTGATGCGAATGGTGGAAGAGCGAATCGATGATAAACCGTTTCTGAGATTGATTAAAAAGTGGCTGAAAGCCAGGAATCCTGGAGGAAGACAGAAGAAGCATAGTGAAGCCTGGCAACGGAAGCCCGCAGGGTGGGATCGTGTCACCAGTGCTTGCTAA
- a CDS encoding transposase, producing MITFTVPAPFRTFFRQHQRFAYAAFFAATSGIMKKPASEQTWFPGDVPGFFSVLHTWGRQLQYHPHIHYVVPGGTFSSEDHSRHPCRKAFYLPVRVAANFFLLSHKALRVFFRHDRRLFAEISKMIFAMISDFYREVAGKEIRTGMVIAHLRFLRSKIPCAHPI from the coding sequence ATGATTACCTTCACCGTTCCGGCGCCATTCCGCACGTTCTTTCGACAGCATCAACGATTCGCCTATGCCGCCTTTTTCGCCGCCACTTCCGGTATCATGAAAAAACCTGCTTCCGAACAGACCTGGTTTCCGGGGGATGTTCCGGGATTCTTCAGCGTACTGCATACCTGGGGCCGGCAACTCCAGTACCACCCTCACATCCACTATGTCGTTCCCGGTGGTACTTTCTCTTCAGAAGATCATAGCCGGCACCCCTGCCGGAAGGCATTCTATCTTCCCGTCCGCGTAGCAGCTAATTTTTTTTTACTTTCCCATAAAGCCCTACGGGTATTCTTTCGCCACGACAGGAGGCTTTTTGCAGAAATTTCAAAAATGATATTCGCCATGATCAGCGATTTCTACCGGGAAGTTGCTGGTAAAGAAATACGCACAGGAATGGTCATAGCCCATCTCAGGTTTTTGCGAAGTAAAATACCATGCGCACACCCCATATAA
- a CDS encoding EFR1 family ferrodoxin (N-terminal region resembles flavodoxins. C-terminal ferrodoxin region binds two 4Fe-4S clusters.), whose amino-acid sequence MKPKVYYFSATGNSLYVARQIVKNINGELIPIASQMNKNNIGINTDIVGIVFPVYYNRIPIIIEKFIKLLMQIEGKYLFAVCTYGGGPGESLQMIQQILIERGGKLSAAFGVHMNCAQLSRQFYRKFKVYSSLLFYSTLPTAAGSP is encoded by the coding sequence ATGAAACCAAAAGTATATTACTTCTCTGCAACAGGTAATTCACTTTATGTCGCAAGACAAATTGTAAAAAATATTAACGGAGAATTAATACCAATTGCATCGCAAATGAATAAAAATAACATAGGTATAAATACCGATATTGTCGGTATTGTATTTCCAGTATATTATAATCGGATTCCTATAATAATTGAAAAGTTCATAAAACTGTTAATGCAAATTGAAGGTAAATATCTGTTTGCAGTTTGTACTTATGGGGGAGGGCCAGGAGAATCATTGCAAATGATTCAGCAGATATTAATTGAACGTGGCGGTAAACTCTCAGCTGCATTTGGTGTTCATATGAACTGCGCCCAATTGTCAAGACAGTTTTATAGGAAGTTTAAGGTGTACTCCTCCCTCCTGTTTTATTCTACGCTGCCAACGGCAGCGGGTTCTCCGTAG
- a CDS encoding IS3 family transposase, translating to MIDPNHPELSIAQQCRTLEVTRSSYYRKGRDMRTETDLEDLTVILEYHKKVPFYGYRKVSRVLLPEHPHLTRKRVRRLMKRFGLRALYPGPNLSKARNDHKKYPYLLRGKQIRHPNQVWASDITYIGLPQGHVYLVAIVDLYSRKVLSWRLSNSMDPSFCVAALQEAIETYGVPAIFNTDQGSQFTSRAYLSVLEEHQVEISMDGVGRALDNVYVERLWRSLKYEDIYLRSYESMVELHHGIEHYFTFYNTERLHQSLEYRTPEEMHQSFATENPLPLAA from the coding sequence ATGATTGATCCGAACCATCCCGAGCTGAGCATAGCGCAGCAGTGTCGTACTCTTGAGGTCACTCGGAGCTCCTACTACCGCAAAGGCCGAGATATGCGAACAGAGACGGATCTGGAGGATCTCACAGTCATCCTGGAGTATCACAAGAAGGTCCCCTTTTACGGCTATCGCAAAGTATCACGAGTGCTGTTACCTGAGCATCCTCACCTGACCAGAAAACGAGTCAGGCGGCTGATGAAGCGTTTTGGACTGCGGGCATTATATCCTGGGCCAAATCTGAGCAAGGCACGCAACGATCACAAGAAATATCCGTATTTGTTGCGCGGTAAGCAAATACGGCATCCCAATCAGGTTTGGGCCAGTGATATCACCTATATTGGTCTTCCGCAGGGGCACGTCTATCTGGTGGCTATAGTGGATCTGTACTCTCGTAAGGTCTTGAGCTGGCGGCTTTCGAATAGCATGGATCCGTCATTCTGTGTTGCCGCGCTGCAGGAGGCGATCGAGACCTATGGGGTCCCGGCGATCTTTAACACGGATCAGGGTAGCCAGTTCACAAGCAGGGCCTACCTGTCGGTGTTGGAAGAACACCAGGTGGAGATCAGCATGGACGGCGTTGGCCGCGCACTGGACAATGTGTATGTCGAACGACTGTGGCGCTCATTGAAATATGAGGATATCTACCTGCGGTCATATGAGAGCATGGTGGAATTACATCATGGGATTGAACACTACTTCACGTTCTACAACACCGAACGGCTACACCAGTCGCTGGAGTACAGGACACCGGAAGAGATGCATCAATCATTCGCTACGGAGAACCCGCTGCCGTTGGCAGCGTAG